In the Clarias gariepinus isolate MV-2021 ecotype Netherlands chromosome 10, CGAR_prim_01v2, whole genome shotgun sequence genome, TGTAAAGGGGTTGACGCTTCATATAAACTGGCTGAGCATGATCTGAAGAGGATGGAGCAGTACAAGAACATCATCATGGATGTTGGTAGACTTTATGGCATGGACCCAGCTGTGATTGCAGCTATCATTTCCAGAGAGTCGAGGGCTGGGGCAGCGCTCGTTGATGGCTGGGGAGACCACGGCAATGGCTATGGACTAATGCAGGTTTGTTTAAAGCACGCGGTTTCAGTAATCATAGTGTCTTAGCTGTTCTTTCTGCAATTGTGAAATTCTGACAATTCCAGCTGGAACTGAACCTTTTGCTACACTGTTTCGGTTTCACTTCATTTAACACCTAATTCTCTAGATTGACAAACGTTACCACAAACTGAGGGGAGCATGGAACAGTAAGGAACATGTGGCACAAGGTACTGAGATTCTGATTGACTCGATCAGAGGGATTCAGCGAAAATTCCCTAACTGGCCCAAAGAGCACCAGTTTAAAGGTATGTCCTAGGACAAGCCCTATCTCTCCTTCATTGAacatcaaaaaatatattttttctttttaaatacatgttaTTTACTGTTGATAAATGACCAAAAGGGATATTTTGGGTTTTTGGATGTCTGTCTTAAATCTTAAAGCAGGCTGCTCATAAGTACATTACCATAAACAGTACAGTACCATGTACCAGTCTTGGTTATACCAGGTTGTTAtaaattttcctgctctgcaaaTCGACCATCAAGTTTCTTAACTAGAAGCAACGTTAGTAATTGAGCCCAAATTTCATGAATTTTATTCTGTGCAAAAAAAGCATTCCAAAATTCAGCTAAAACTTATTTGAAGTTCAAATGTATTTAGTACACATTTAACTCCTTTCTTTTCTGTAGACCAACCATCAATCAGTAAAGGTGTTGATTGTCACACAGAGATTAGTTTGCATTTCTAACACACATTTTCTTACAGTAACTAAACTGATAATCCTTCACTGCaatgtattcataaataattaaattctgttttatgtttattctttCAGGCGGAATCTCAGCTTACAACGCTGGAGTAAAAAACGTCCGCACATACGAGGGTATGGACATTGGGACCACAGGAAATGACTATGCCAATGATGTGGTAGCCAGAGCCCAGTGGTTCAAACGGCACGGCTACTGAGCATCATTTATTCTTCAAATGTAGCAACCTCATGTAGCGCTGGTTAAATAAATCCTTAGTTTGCATTGATTGTGGATGCGTTATGTTGTTATGTGGTTGTTTTAAGTTTGTTTTCAAGGATCAATTACCGTACATTCACAGATCATAAACAATATGTCAAAAACGTCAGGTGGACTGACGACTCTGAAGCGATGTCTCTgggtgtgaatgagtatgtggaTGTAAAGAATAATTTTCTAACTATAGGCCAATAATTGCCTTGATATAGTTATGCTCGGAGAGTGCCTAGCTGGGTACTTACCCTTTAAACAAAAACCAGAACCATTTATTATCCTTAAAGGTTTATTTGGTTTGCAGCAGTTGAGAGACAATAAAATGGGTTTAACCACTATGCTGTAAACTATGTGGAAAAAACAATGGCATTTTATAATCTTGTTTATAATCAGCTGTgctatgtgtgtttttgtatttgaagTGTTCTTTAAGTTTAGGTTTGTTTAACAGGGTTCATTAAAGTTGTTTGTTAAActataattaatcattttaagcCTCTAAGCCTCTTAAAGGGGTATAGGTGTGgcaccttttttttaacaaatgcatTGTTGTAAGATTTTAATTATATAGTATGCAGAACCTTAAAGGTTCCCACTTCAGATGAAATGAAGAATGCTTTTGTGTTTTCGATTGTTTGTAGAGTAGACTTGTTTTCCTAGTTCTTTCCTTTCCTAGTTTGTTCTTTACTAGAATTTACATAGCTTGCATACAAATCTaagcatataaatataaattagattagattagattcaactttattgtcattgcacatagttacaaggcaacgaaatgcagttagcatctaaccaga is a window encoding:
- the LOC128532017 gene encoding lysozyme g-like; this translates as MKLLIIGALGLSYVLALSCIYGDVMKIDTTGASEQTARQDKLTEKGVDASYKLAEHDLKRMEQYKNIIMDVGRLYGMDPAVIAAIISRESRAGAALVDGWGDHGNGYGLMQIDKRYHKLRGAWNSKEHVAQGTEILIDSIRGIQRKFPNWPKEHQFKGGISAYNAGVKNVRTYEGMDIGTTGNDYANDVVARAQWFKRHGY